A single window of Paenibacillus sp. SYP-B4298 DNA harbors:
- a CDS encoding ABC transporter substrate-binding protein, translating to MLELHYKLRTRAAAIIGCVALAASLLAGCSGAGEKMPSSSIEPTAPVSQEEGEKAADSGKERSFVDELGHSVVLEGEPTRIFAPYLEDSLLKLGVKPVVQWSNGPIGHEYLQDQLQDVPKLDMSGGLPSPEVLMSYSPDLIILHTASYAGNGVYENYAKIAPTFVFNNASGDIEQSLHTLGELLGLEDAAEQAVVQYRAKVEQVKQELGERIEGKNAVILRFAIKGISLMGGNYFGGYVLHKDLGLGTSKLVAGENSASVSLEMLPELDADYLFIINAYGQGTEAIKEMKASPIWETIPAVKQGHAYEIDKQYWLGGGLYAYELILDDIAQMLLQ from the coding sequence ATGTTGGAATTGCACTACAAGCTGCGTACTCGTGCCGCAGCTATTATAGGATGCGTGGCACTGGCCGCCAGTCTGCTGGCAGGATGTAGCGGAGCCGGAGAGAAGATGCCCTCCAGCTCAATTGAGCCGACCGCTCCCGTTTCGCAGGAGGAAGGAGAGAAGGCGGCCGATAGCGGGAAAGAGCGAAGCTTTGTCGATGAGCTAGGCCATTCTGTTGTGCTGGAGGGAGAACCGACTCGCATCTTTGCCCCCTATTTGGAGGACTCGCTGTTGAAGCTGGGCGTCAAGCCTGTCGTTCAATGGTCGAATGGCCCCATTGGACATGAATATTTGCAGGATCAGCTCCAGGATGTGCCCAAGCTGGATATGTCGGGCGGTCTGCCGTCGCCTGAGGTGCTCATGTCCTATAGCCCGGATCTCATCATCTTGCATACTGCCAGCTATGCGGGCAATGGGGTGTATGAGAATTATGCAAAGATAGCGCCAACCTTTGTATTCAACAATGCCTCCGGTGACATTGAGCAGTCGCTGCACACGTTGGGCGAGCTGCTAGGGCTTGAGGATGCAGCCGAGCAAGCCGTGGTCCAGTATAGAGCCAAGGTTGAGCAGGTGAAGCAGGAACTGGGGGAGCGGATTGAAGGGAAGAATGCGGTTATTCTCCGATTTGCAATCAAGGGGATCAGTCTGATGGGCGGCAATTATTTTGGGGGCTATGTGCTGCATAAGGACTTGGGACTGGGTACCTCTAAGCTGGTAGCTGGGGAGAACAGCGCGTCTGTCTCGCTGGAGATGCTGCCGGAGCTGGATGCAGATTATTTATTTATAATTAATGCCTATGGGCAAGGAACGGAAGCGATCAAGGAAATGAAGGCCAGTCCCATCTGGGAGACGATCCCGGCCGTCAAGCAGGGCCATGCTTATGAAATCGACAAGCAATATTGGCTGGGCGGGGGATTGTACGCTTATGAGCTCATCCTGGATGACATCGCACAGATGTTGCTGCAGTAA
- a CDS encoding helix-turn-helix domain-containing protein, with protein MERKWTDRTMSSPAQHCGGTRTGRISQIDLEPVRSYMARHYHESLSLGQLAELAHISPKYFGELFKKRYGHSALDYVTSLRISSAKQLLRRGERSLREIAHAVGYSDEFYFSRKFKKETGVSPSEFMRRECRSIAVCSPIIMSHLLALQLLPAAAPLDPKWTPYYYYGYHDRIRAHLRLSHPYNTHPFADNLATLAQLRPDAIIGTDQLEASDRMRLQELAPLLLVREQADWKEQLRLIGSFLEREHLAEQWIARYEQKAAVSAARLQAAAAGERLAVLRLYRQELHLYWNRTLETVLYQDLGLCSVSRHGQPGGSVPITLAELAAINPDRILLMVCPEAISRASWLRLQHRREWQQLGAVRNGKASPLPSDPWLEYSSIALDRMLDEMLLLITGYCPNPAPDYVYGEGTP; from the coding sequence ATGGAACGGAAGTGGACGGATAGGACGATGTCATCCCCTGCGCAGCACTGCGGCGGCACGAGGACTGGGCGTATCTCCCAGATCGATCTGGAGCCAGTCCGCAGCTATATGGCACGGCATTACCATGAATCGCTGTCGCTTGGACAACTGGCCGAGCTGGCGCATATTAGTCCGAAGTATTTTGGCGAGCTATTCAAAAAAAGATACGGCCACAGTGCGCTTGACTACGTAACGAGCTTGCGCATCAGCTCAGCGAAGCAACTGCTTCGGCGTGGTGAGCGAAGCTTGCGGGAGATTGCCCATGCTGTCGGGTATAGCGATGAGTTTTATTTTAGTCGCAAGTTCAAAAAAGAAACCGGCGTGTCCCCCTCAGAATTTATGAGGAGGGAATGCAGAAGTATAGCGGTCTGTTCACCGATTATAATGAGTCATCTGCTTGCCCTGCAACTGCTGCCTGCCGCCGCGCCGCTCGATCCCAAATGGACGCCCTACTATTATTATGGCTATCATGATCGGATTCGCGCACATCTGAGGCTGAGTCACCCGTATAACACCCATCCGTTCGCGGATAACCTGGCCACGCTCGCACAACTGAGGCCAGATGCTATTATTGGTACAGATCAGTTGGAAGCCAGTGACCGGATGAGGCTTCAGGAGCTGGCTCCCCTTCTGCTGGTGCGAGAGCAGGCGGATTGGAAGGAGCAACTGAGGCTTATTGGTTCATTTCTTGAACGCGAACACCTGGCGGAGCAATGGATTGCACGCTATGAGCAGAAGGCTGCAGTGAGCGCTGCACGGCTGCAAGCCGCCGCGGCGGGGGAGCGGCTGGCAGTCCTGCGGCTGTATAGGCAGGAGCTGCATCTGTACTGGAACCGCACTCTGGAGACAGTGCTGTATCAGGACTTGGGCTTATGCTCTGTATCAAGGCACGGGCAGCCTGGCGGCAGTGTGCCGATTACGCTCGCAGAGCTAGCGGCGATAAATCCAGATCGCATCCTACTGATGGTCTGTCCAGAGGCAATCTCACGCGCCTCTTGGCTCCGTCTGCAGCATCGGCGGGAATGGCAGCAGCTCGGAGCGGTTCGCAATGGGAAGGCTAGTCCATTACCCTCCGATCCATGGCTGGAATATTCCTCGATTGCGCTGGATAGAATGCTGGACGAGATGCTTCTCCTAATCACCGGATATTGTCCAAATCCAGCACCGGATTATGTCTATGGCGAGGGTACTCCGTGA